GCGGCGGTAGAACTTCGCACGAGTCAACCCCAGTAGATCGGCGGCTTTGGCTTTATTGTCCTTCGCGTAGGCGAGGGCGCGTTCGATCTCCGTCCGTTCGACCGCATTGAGGCTTTCTTCCAACGGACGAAACGTTTCCTGTTGCACCGGAAGGGCGGCGTCGGCCTGCTGGCCCGAATGGAAGCCGAACGGCAGGTGTTCCAGCTTCACGATCGTCTCCTCGCAAGCCTGACAAGCTGCGTCGATGGTCTCGTGCAATTCCCGAGCTTCTCCTGGCCAGGAGTACGCCAGCAGAGCTTCCCGTACCTGACGGTCAACGCCACTCAACTGGCGCGCCCTGCCGCGATTGTTCTGTTCGACGAAGAGTTGAACCAGCAGGTCGAGATCAGCTCGTCGCTCCACGAGTGAAGGGACTTCAATCACAAAAGCAGTGAGCAGATAAAACAACGGTTCCAGAACCTGCTCCTGCTGCCGGGCCTCATCAAGGTCGTGAGCCGCGGAACTCAACAGGCGACACGTCTCCGGCCAGCGCTTCTCTCTCATTTCGAGCACATGGCTCTGCAGATCGGTTTCCAGTTCGTCGACATGTTCAAGCAGAATCCCGGTCGGGTCCTCCGCTTCGGCAGCGAAGCCGAGACAGTCGTCGAGCATTCGTTTGAAATCGATCCGGGAAAGCGACCGGCAGTCGAGCACGGCCAGAGGTGTAAACTGTTTCTGCTCCAGGGTCAGGATCATGCGGGCCAGCATCTTCCGTCCGGAGCCCGATGGGCCCTGCAGGTGCACGGGTACGCGACAACTTCGGGCGGCATTGATCTGCGTCGAAACGCGTTGCATCGCGGCACTTTTTGCGACCAGCTGCATCTGCCGCTGTACACCATCGCGGCGGCTCAGTAACTGGCTCAACTCGGCATGAAACTGCTGACTGGCCGGAGCAGGCCGGCTAACGACGGTTTCCTCCGCATCGATTTGCATCGCCAGAACCGCCGAGACATGCTCATCGTCGCTCCGTAAAGCAAAGTAGAGCAGCTTCAGCGTTTGCCGTCGTCCGCGCGAATCAATGAAGTGCGTTGTCACGACCCGATCGTCTCCGGCGAACACTTCAGGCGGAGGAGCCAGGGCAGCAAGCACTCGTTCGCTGAGAGAGCCGGTTGTTTCGGTGCGATACTCACACGATTTTCCAAGCACGTCTTCAGGATGACAGCCAGTCATCGCCTCGGCTCCCTGATTGAAGAACCGGACGCGGCCGCGGGGATCAAGTGCGATCAGGGGACGAGTCGTCTGATTCATCCACGCAATCAGACCGCTGTCAGAACGAAGTCTCTTCTTCATGTCGGGAACCCGGTGCAGGAGAGGCGGGCGAGAACCGCTC
The genomic region above belongs to Rubinisphaera margarita and contains:
- a CDS encoding sigma 54-interacting transcriptional regulator; this encodes MKKRLRSDSGLIAWMNQTTRPLIALDPRGRVRFFNQGAEAMTGCHPEDVLGKSCEYRTETTGSLSERVLAALAPPPEVFAGDDRVVTTHFIDSRGRRQTLKLLYFALRSDDEHVSAVLAMQIDAEETVVSRPAPASQQFHAELSQLLSRRDGVQRQMQLVAKSAAMQRVSTQINAARSCRVPVHLQGPSGSGRKMLARMILTLEQKQFTPLAVLDCRSLSRIDFKRMLDDCLGFAAEAEDPTGILLEHVDELETDLQSHVLEMREKRWPETCRLLSSAAHDLDEARQQEQVLEPLFYLLTAFVIEVPSLVERRADLDLLVQLFVEQNNRGRARQLSGVDRQVREALLAYSWPGEARELHETIDAACQACEETIVKLEHLPFGFHSGQQADAALPVQQETFRPLEESLNAVERTEIERALAYAKDNKAKAADLLGLTRAKFYRRLEALGIASE